The following are from one region of the Halodesulfurarchaeum sp. HSR-GB genome:
- a CDS encoding right-handed parallel beta-helix repeat-containing protein: protein MSVSVRRTVAVFLLLGALVLLAVSAPAAAQSGPTTVEHNVTETTTWDGEYRIVSNVTVAENATLEIEPGTTVELAEGISLSVAGNLSATGSSEAPIRFRASKPAATGGAWDAIRTTGAGSATLALAHTELQHATDAIRIEAPGSTVRLTDSTIRGTAGDGIAVPVAGQETALQVRSSRFASIAGDGISVTRTTILPVETVSGWEISDTAFTDIEGVGLDLHATTVRDLQVERSDFHAVETGIRIAADQVRTTAIRSTAIEPTGTGIGVETLDVQGLSISENEITGAGTGVDLRLERNVRSLVLASNDIVSGDQGVAIEHDPRMDRFYGFAFTFDGNTVTDHTDNGLSLHSKLFADSSIAVRNNTASDNGGHGIGLFVGAFQDASVSGNELRKNGASGLSMTARHVRNTQVEDNLARANGESGLSITARQAMTGLRVAENELLDNAREGLAITNGVRTDGNYTIEENLLAANAYGIAASGPQRATIETNEIVFNTVAFGDLQPRTDADPGVGVLLTEGAAGVDLRANDIYGHRVALLTDVSGTVRAEANYWGAANGPYHRSINPEGEGNAVETRNGWVDLHEVSPDRHGPAYARPSAEIEFAPSAPAVDESIELSAAGSSDSDGAVRTYRYSVNESVTVTTEASLDTAFDAAGSYPITLWVEDDMGIESATPATATVTVEAAPTPTTTGQTQPPTTHPDPGSSAPLGLIGGLLGAGLYGMAVLLGARGLYQTLTESLLTVRGRRLHVLAGAGILTWGLASIPGPSILRPVAVAAFLVWVGLTGVAYLVVRLR from the coding sequence ATGTCCGTCTCCGTGCGACGAACCGTCGCTGTCTTTCTCCTCCTCGGGGCGCTTGTGTTGCTGGCCGTCTCGGCACCGGCGGCTGCCCAGTCCGGCCCGACGACCGTCGAGCACAACGTCACGGAGACGACCACCTGGGACGGCGAGTACCGGATCGTCTCGAACGTCACGGTCGCGGAGAACGCGACCCTCGAAATCGAGCCGGGGACCACGGTCGAACTCGCGGAGGGCATTTCACTGTCCGTGGCCGGGAACCTCTCTGCGACCGGAAGTAGCGAAGCGCCCATCAGGTTCCGGGCCTCGAAACCCGCGGCCACGGGCGGAGCCTGGGATGCCATCCGAACCACGGGAGCGGGGTCGGCGACACTCGCCCTCGCTCACACCGAACTGCAACACGCGACTGACGCCATCCGAATCGAGGCCCCGGGTTCGACCGTCAGGCTCACTGACTCCACGATCCGCGGGACCGCCGGTGACGGGATCGCCGTACCGGTGGCCGGCCAGGAGACGGCCCTGCAGGTCCGGTCGAGTCGTTTCGCGTCGATCGCCGGCGACGGGATTTCGGTGACCCGAACGACGATCTTGCCGGTCGAGACCGTCTCCGGGTGGGAGATTTCGGACACCGCGTTCACCGACATCGAAGGGGTCGGCCTCGACCTTCACGCGACGACGGTCAGGGACCTCCAGGTCGAGCGGAGTGACTTCCACGCCGTCGAGACAGGAATTCGGATCGCGGCCGACCAGGTCCGAACCACGGCCATCCGCTCGACCGCGATCGAACCGACCGGAACTGGGATCGGCGTCGAGACACTCGACGTGCAGGGCCTCTCGATCAGCGAGAACGAGATCACGGGGGCGGGGACGGGCGTGGACCTCCGGCTTGAGCGGAACGTCCGCTCGCTCGTCCTCGCGAGCAACGACATCGTTTCGGGCGACCAGGGGGTGGCCATCGAGCACGACCCGCGAATGGACCGGTTCTACGGCTTTGCGTTCACCTTCGACGGGAACACGGTCACCGACCACACTGACAACGGCCTGAGCCTCCACTCGAAACTCTTTGCCGACTCGTCGATCGCCGTCCGGAACAATACCGCCAGTGACAACGGCGGGCACGGGATCGGCCTCTTCGTCGGCGCGTTCCAGGACGCGTCCGTCTCCGGGAACGAACTTCGCAAAAACGGGGCCAGCGGCCTCTCGATGACGGCTCGACACGTCCGGAATACCCAGGTCGAAGACAATCTCGCTCGGGCGAACGGCGAGTCGGGGCTGTCGATCACGGCCCGCCAGGCGATGACGGGGCTCCGGGTGGCCGAGAACGAACTGCTGGACAACGCTCGGGAGGGGTTGGCGATCACGAACGGCGTTCGGACGGACGGCAACTACACGATCGAGGAAAACCTCCTCGCGGCCAACGCCTACGGAATCGCGGCTTCGGGCCCGCAGCGGGCGACGATCGAAACCAACGAGATCGTCTTCAATACGGTGGCGTTCGGTGACCTCCAGCCCCGGACAGACGCCGACCCTGGTGTGGGCGTCCTGTTGACCGAGGGGGCCGCCGGGGTCGACCTGCGGGCGAACGACATCTACGGCCATCGCGTCGCCCTCCTGACTGACGTGTCGGGAACGGTCCGGGCGGAAGCCAACTACTGGGGCGCGGCAAACGGCCCGTACCACCGCTCGATCAATCCCGAGGGCGAGGGGAACGCCGTGGAGACCCGGAACGGGTGGGTGGACCTCCACGAGGTGAGCCCGGACCGACACGGCCCGGCTTACGCCCGCCCATCCGCCGAAATCGAGTTCGCGCCATCGGCCCCCGCCGTGGACGAATCGATCGAACTCTCGGCCGCGGGTTCGAGTGATTCTGACGGGGCGGTCCGGACCTACCGATACTCGGTGAACGAATCAGTGACGGTCACGACCGAGGCCAGCCTCGACACCGCCTTTGACGCGGCTGGCTCCTACCCGATCACGCTCTGGGTCGAAGACGACATGGGCATCGAGAGTGCGACCCCGGCGACGGCGACGGTCACGGTCGAAGCCGCACCGACGCCGACCACGACCGGTCAGACCCAGCCACCCACGACTCACCCCGATCCGGGTTCGAGTGCCCCGCTGGGGCTCATCGGTGGGCTGCTCGGGGCTGGCCTGTACGGTATGGCCGTCCTGCTCGGGGCCCGTGGGCTGTATCAGACCCTCACCGAATCGTTGTTGACGGTCAGGGGGCGCCGGCTTCACGTTCTGGCCGGGGCCGGCATCCTGACCTGGGGGCTCGCGTCCATTCCGGGACCGTCGATTCTCCGCCCGGTCGCCGTGGCCGCCTTCCTGGTCTGGGTGGGTCTGACCGGGGTAGCGTACCTCGTGGTTCGGCTCCGCTGA
- a CDS encoding DUF5809 family protein produces METRGQFAPETERAAREQYAALTMPAKTVTKEIAEAGTTDRETYRELTTEDVYETAQQALFASLLAVQVGSTEEYEDWLAAREDLEVVFAGTETVPRRAWHPVWPRAAVVAVSFQNKPDAAVASLRRQAFGRFYRNLVAE; encoded by the coding sequence ATGGAGACACGCGGACAGTTCGCTCCCGAGACCGAGCGAGCGGCCCGGGAGCAGTATGCGGCCCTCACCATGCCCGCGAAGACGGTGACCAAGGAGATCGCCGAGGCGGGAACGACAGACCGGGAAACCTACCGCGAACTGACGACCGAGGACGTCTACGAGACCGCCCAGCAGGCGCTTTTCGCCTCGTTACTCGCGGTGCAGGTCGGTTCCACCGAGGAGTACGAGGACTGGCTCGCGGCCCGCGAGGACCTTGAAGTCGTCTTCGCCGGGACCGAGACCGTCCCCCGACGGGCCTGGCACCCGGTCTGGCCCCGGGCTGCGGTCGTGGCGGTCTCCTTCCAGAACAAGCCCGACGCCGCGGTTGCCTCGCTCCGCCGGCAGGCGTTTGGTCGATTTTACCGGAACTTGGTGGCCGAATGA
- a CDS encoding NUDIX hydrolase: MTDPEWPVQESVREYETGWYDGGYDLVEQPDGTTKRYYWAELAPAVIVVAIDDEQVVFVEQYRPTTRVEGLELPAGIVEDGEDYLDAARRELEEETGLVPERVELLQIMDVATGVLRHERGIVVATDLTAGTRSLDENEFLSVRRVPRTEAIAVAREPPANDATLEGLLLAAQDGYLGE, translated from the coding sequence ATGACCGACCCCGAGTGGCCAGTCCAGGAGTCGGTCCGCGAGTACGAGACCGGGTGGTACGACGGCGGCTACGACCTGGTCGAACAGCCGGACGGCACGACCAAACGCTACTACTGGGCCGAACTCGCCCCAGCCGTCATCGTCGTCGCCATCGACGACGAGCAGGTGGTGTTCGTCGAGCAGTATCGCCCGACGACACGGGTCGAGGGCCTGGAGCTGCCGGCCGGCATCGTCGAAGACGGCGAGGACTACCTGGACGCGGCCCGGCGCGAGCTGGAAGAGGAGACCGGACTGGTACCCGAACGCGTCGAACTGCTCCAGATCATGGACGTGGCCACCGGCGTGTTGCGCCACGAACGAGGTATCGTGGTCGCGACTGATCTCACGGCGGGGACCCGGAGTCTGGACGAAAACGAGTTTCTCTCGGTACGTCGGGTTCCGAGGACGGAAGCTATCGCGGTCGCCCGGGAGCCACCCGCGAACGACGCCACGCTTGAAGGGCTGTTGCTCGCGGCCCAGGACGGGTATCTGGGAGAGTAA
- a CDS encoding deoxyuridine 5'-triphosphate nucleotidohydrolase, whose translation MFRSGAFVADQLDGIDAEQVQPNGVDLRLEAVLEPVGTGRITREGKAIADREPIETVAIGPADREGYRLAPGGYILQYAETVSIPAEHVGFVLPRSSLMRNGAMLNTAVWDAGYSGRGEGLLQVHNEIELERGARVAQLVLAAADHEGTYDGSYQGERLDRA comes from the coding sequence ATGTTCAGAAGCGGCGCGTTCGTCGCCGACCAGCTCGACGGGATCGACGCCGAACAGGTCCAGCCCAACGGCGTCGATCTCCGCCTCGAAGCGGTCCTCGAACCGGTGGGTACCGGGCGAATCACCCGCGAAGGGAAGGCGATTGCCGACCGAGAACCGATCGAGACGGTCGCGATCGGCCCCGCGGACCGTGAGGGGTATCGACTCGCGCCCGGGGGCTACATCCTCCAGTACGCCGAGACGGTTTCGATCCCGGCGGAACACGTCGGGTTCGTCCTGCCCCGGTCCTCGCTCATGCGCAACGGCGCGATGCTCAACACCGCTGTCTGGGACGCCGGCTACTCCGGTCGGGGCGAGGGGCTCCTCCAGGTCCACAACGAAATCGAACTGGAGCGTGGGGCCCGGGTCGCCCAACTCGTCCTGGCGGCGGCCGACCACGAGGGGACCTACGACGGGAGCTATCAGGGCGAGCGACTGGACCGGGCCTGA
- a CDS encoding rubrerythrin-like domain-containing protein produces MEADRYECYQCGRTVTDPGARVCPACSGRLRNCARPVE; encoded by the coding sequence ATGGAAGCTGATCGCTACGAGTGCTACCAGTGTGGCCGAACGGTCACCGATCCCGGAGCCCGGGTCTGTCCGGCGTGTTCGGGACGACTCCGGAACTGCGCCCGACCCGTCGAGTAG
- a CDS encoding GNAT family N-acetyltransferase encodes MTVPDATSARLRPVERADLYAVVRIEARTFEEPWRLSTFEHYLDAPGFLVLEDPESDAMGESIAGYVVASLMRVGGARVGHVKDLAVKPARQGAGFGRRLLQGALRTLDSQGATAARLEVRPSNEVARSLYHSMGFAVAGRKEQYYPNGEDALLLTRELG; translated from the coding sequence GTGACGGTCCCAGACGCCACCAGCGCCAGATTGCGCCCCGTCGAGCGGGCCGACCTCTACGCCGTGGTCCGGATCGAAGCCCGGACCTTCGAGGAGCCCTGGCGGCTGTCGACCTTCGAGCACTACCTCGATGCCCCCGGGTTCCTCGTGCTCGAAGATCCCGAGAGCGACGCCATGGGCGAGTCGATCGCGGGCTACGTCGTGGCCTCGCTCATGCGCGTTGGTGGGGCACGAGTGGGCCACGTCAAGGACCTGGCCGTCAAGCCCGCCCGCCAGGGCGCGGGGTTCGGCCGACGGCTGCTCCAGGGCGCGCTGCGAACCCTCGACAGCCAGGGCGCGACGGCCGCTCGCCTGGAGGTCAGACCGAGCAACGAAGTGGCCCGATCGCTGTATCACTCCATGGGGTTTGCCGTCGCCGGCCGCAAGGAGCAGTACTACCCGAATGGAGAGGACGCCCTGTTGCTGACCCGAGAACTCGGGTAG